The following is a genomic window from Crocinitomicaceae bacterium.
AATTGATGGTAACACCTGTTTAATTGAAGCATCATTTGTAGTGAATGACATGGATGCAACAGTGATCTTAACTGATTCAATTACTGATCCAACTTGTACCGGAACATTGAGTGCTGTTTATATCAATACAATGGGTGGTGTGGCACCGTATACTTACCAATGGTCTAATGGTTCAACTTCTCAGGATTTGACCAATGTTGTGCCGGGTGAATATAGTGTTGAGGTTACCGGAAACAATGGCTGCAGCGCGTATGAAATTTTCAATATTGAAATGTCAGCACCAGATGAAACAGATATTTGTATCGTAACAGTGGATACAAATTACAATTCAAATATTGTTGTTTGGAATCCGGTTGCGTCACCTGATGTTGTATCATATAATATCTATAAAGAAAGTTCGCAAAACGGACTGTACTATCTCATCGCAAATCAAAGTGCTGACAGTATCAGCCAGTATAATGATCTTGCTTCAGATGCTGCAATTCGCTCATGGAGATATAAAGTATCAGCGGTAGATGATTGTGGTAATGAATCTGATTTAAGTGAGCCTCACAAAACCATTCACCTTTCATCTAACCTTGGTGTTGGTGGAGTTGTTAACCTGATTTGGGATCACTATCACGGATTCACTTATGACACTTATTATATTTGGCGTTATCACCCATCAACCGGATGGGAGAAAATTGATTCGTTAGGTTCAGATAATATTTCTTATACAGATTTGACACCTCCAAGTGATAGTAACTTGGTGTATGTAATTGAAATTTTACCACCTTCAATTTGTACTGCGTCAAAAGTGCAAGATCACAACTCATCACGTTCTAATAAATCTTCTATCAATATGCCTGAAGAGGAAGAAGAGTTAGGTGTGAATGAAATTGAATCAAACCACTTGAGCATTTATCCAAATCCAACTTCTGGTTTTGTACAACTTAAATATTCTGATGTAATTCAAGAGGTGCGTGTTTATGATATGTCTGGTCAACTAGTTTTCAGAGCAAATAATAATTCTGAAATTTTATCCATTGACTTTGCAGCTTACGCACGTGGTGTTTATACTATTGAGTTATATACTCCAAACGGTATATTGCACAGCAGAATTGTGAAGCAGTAATATTTTGATATACAGCATAAAACAGCCATCCAATCGGGTGGCTGTTTTTTTTTGTAAAAGATTAAGTTATTTTTGAGTAACACAGTTCAAAAATTCAACATGAGTACAGACCAATTTGTTTTACGCAGCGCTTGCCAGATATGGACTAATCAGAATATGCAGGCCAAACAAATCAGACAGGATATTGATTTTGATTTACAAAAAAAATTACTCAATATGCTAAGTGTTGGTGATTATTATGTGTTCATTTTCAATCTCGCTGATCTCAAATTTGATTATGTGTCTGATGACGTTGAACGAGTTTTGGGTTATAAAGCAGAGGAGTTTACCATGCCGTTTATTCTCTCAAAAATTCATCCTGATGACCGAAATACTTTTGTGAATTTTGAGAATACGGTGATGAATTTTTTTAAAAAATTACCACAAGATCAATATTTCAATTATAAAATGCGATATGATTATCGTGTGATGCGCAGTGATGGAACATACGCTCGCATTTTGCAACAAGTAATTACCATCAACTACAGTATTGACGGTGGAGTGATACATACATTTGGTGTACACACGGATATCTCCCATTTGAAAACATCTAATCATACCCGACTTTCATTTATTGGGTTGAATGGCGCACCTTCATTTTTAGATTATCCGGTTGAAGAATATAAATCAATTTCACCCACAGTAGATTTTACCAAACGCGAACTAGATATTCTGAGTTTGATGTGGGAGGGTATGGATACACATGAGATTGCTGCGGCTTTACAAATCAGTTCTGAAACTGTCAAAACAATGCGAAAAAAAATGTTAGCCAAAACTAATTCTCCTAACGCCGTTTCACTGGTACGTTATGCACTTGAACATGGGGCTATTTAATTTAGTCAGCTTCCCATCAATTATTTTTTATTTCATTCAAAATGCCTATTTATTGAAAGTCATTTATTTGCGATTAAATTGTTGATTGGTGAATTCAATACGTTTGTTTTAGTGAGTTCATACGCTTATATTTGAATAGAGCACAAGCCTTATATCATGAGTCCACAAAACTTTCTGTTGAAATCAGCCAGTCATATCTGGACAAATCAACACATGCAACAGAGAAGAGTGAGACAAGAAATTGATCTGGTCTTACAAAAGAAATTATTAAATCTTCTCAATGTAGGAGAATCATATTACTACATTTTCAATTTACAAGATCTTAAATTTGATTTTGTTTCAGATGAAATAATTCATGTACTGGGTTATGCGCCTGATGAGTTTACCATGGAATTAGGGTTGTCAATCATTCACCTTGACGATCAACCAAAATTCATCAATTTTGAAAATACGGTGATGAATTTTTTCAAAGAATTACCACCTGAAAAATACTTTAAATACAAAGTAAGGTATGATTATCGCATGCGTAGGAAAGACGGAAACTATATTCGCATACTGCAACAGGTAATCACTATTAATTATAGTTTGGATGGTGGCGTGATACATACCTTTGGTGTGCACACAGATATTTCTCATCTGAAAACAAGTAACCACATGAGTCTCTCACTCATTGGGCTTGATGGAGAACCTTCATTCATTGATTATCCGGTTGAAGCATACAAAGAAAACAATCAAAAGAAAACTGCGTCATTCACTAAGCGTGAACGTGATATTCTGAGCCATATCTGGGAAGGCAAAGACAATAAACAAATAGGAAGTGATTTAAA
Proteins encoded in this region:
- a CDS encoding PAS domain-containing protein, with product MSTDQFVLRSACQIWTNQNMQAKQIRQDIDFDLQKKLLNMLSVGDYYVFIFNLADLKFDYVSDDVERVLGYKAEEFTMPFILSKIHPDDRNTFVNFENTVMNFFKKLPQDQYFNYKMRYDYRVMRSDGTYARILQQVITINYSIDGGVIHTFGVHTDISHLKTSNHTRLSFIGLNGAPSFLDYPVEEYKSISPTVDFTKRELDILSLMWEGMDTHEIAAALQISSETVKTMRKKMLAKTNSPNAVSLVRYALEHGAI
- a CDS encoding PAS domain-containing protein, producing MSPQNFLLKSASHIWTNQHMQQRRVRQEIDLVLQKKLLNLLNVGESYYYIFNLQDLKFDFVSDEIIHVLGYAPDEFTMELGLSIIHLDDQPKFINFENTVMNFFKELPPEKYFKYKVRYDYRMRRKDGNYIRILQQVITINYSLDGGVIHTFGVHTDISHLKTSNHMSLSLIGLDGEPSFIDYPVEAYKENNQKKTASFTKRERDILSHIWEGKDNKQIGSDLNISPETVKTIRKNMMAKTGAKSTIALIRLALEHGAI